A section of the Bacillus sp. HSf4 genome encodes:
- a CDS encoding YtxH domain-containing protein, translating into MSKGRSLAAGLIVGGIIGGVAALLSAPTSGKDLRRQLKSNCGKFEDTVNRLKTDGRALKEQVVKTAREGAEIIKDVSSELQTSIQEWRKEIQPHQENLKKEIADIEEKIKQLEKTLQN; encoded by the coding sequence ATGTCAAAAGGCCGATCTTTAGCAGCTGGACTGATTGTGGGCGGAATCATCGGCGGTGTCGCCGCTTTATTGTCCGCACCGACTTCAGGAAAGGATTTGAGAAGACAGCTCAAATCAAATTGCGGAAAGTTTGAAGACACTGTCAATAGACTGAAAACCGACGGACGTGCTTTAAAAGAACAGGTTGTCAAAACCGCCAGAGAAGGCGCTGAAATCATCAAAGATGTCAGCAGCGAACTGCAGACGTCCATCCAGGAGTGGCGCAAGGAAATCCAGCCTCATCAGGAGAACCTGAAAAAAGAAATCGCTGATATTGAAGAGAAGATCAAACAACTGGAGAAAACCTTACAAAACTAA
- a CDS encoding tryptophan transporter, translated as MKTKELVAMALFAAIGAALHAVIPPFFYGMKPDMMLIMMFMGILLFPKVQNVLVIGIVTGIISALTTAFPGGQLPNIIDKPITALIFFAVFLAVKKLKNRTVTASVLTAAGTILSGTIFLAAALLIVGLPGNQGFAALFTLVVLPAALINTIAMFVIYPIVQAIMKRSRLIEQAK; from the coding sequence ATGAAAACAAAAGAATTAGTTGCCATGGCGCTTTTTGCCGCCATCGGAGCAGCGCTGCACGCTGTGATTCCGCCCTTTTTTTACGGTATGAAGCCAGATATGATGCTGATTATGATGTTTATGGGAATCCTTCTGTTCCCTAAAGTGCAAAACGTACTTGTCATCGGAATCGTGACGGGCATCATTTCCGCTTTAACGACCGCATTTCCGGGAGGACAGCTGCCGAACATCATTGACAAACCAATTACAGCTTTGATCTTCTTTGCCGTATTTCTTGCTGTGAAGAAGCTGAAAAATAGAACGGTCACAGCTTCCGTGTTAACCGCAGCGGGAACGATCCTTTCCGGAACCATCTTCCTGGCGGCGGCCCTCCTGATTGTCGGCCTGCCTGGAAACCAGGGATTTGCCGCACTGTTTACGCTCGTGGTTTTGCCTGCTGCACTCATCAACACAATCGCCATGTTCGTGATCTACCCGATCGTGCAGGCGATCATGAAACGTTCAAGACTGATCGAACAGGCAAAATAA
- the serC gene encoding 3-phosphoserine/phosphohydroxythreonine transaminase: MIRTTNFNAGPAALPLEVLQKAKDEFLDFNGAGMSVMELSHRSKEYDAVHQKAKALLKELMEIPEDYDILFLQGGASLQFSMIPMNFLSAQKTAHFVMTGSWSEKALAEAKVFGNTSIIASSEEDTYSYIPEVAEIPEDGAYLHLTSNNTIFGTQWQEYPDSPIPVVADMSSDILSRKIDVSQFDIIYAGAQKNLGPSGVTVVIMKKELLAKENEGIAKILKYSTHAKANSLYNTPPTFAIYMLSLVLEWIKDKGGLAEIEKRNRKKAEILYSAIDESGGFYRGHARPDSRSAMNVTFTLKNDELTKSFIEKAKEEKMSGLGGHRSVGGCRASIYNAVSVEDCEKLAAFMKRFQEEH, translated from the coding sequence ATGATACGTACAACGAACTTTAATGCAGGACCTGCGGCACTGCCTTTAGAGGTGTTGCAAAAGGCGAAAGACGAGTTTCTTGATTTCAACGGTGCAGGGATGTCCGTTATGGAGCTGTCCCACCGAAGCAAGGAGTATGATGCCGTTCATCAAAAAGCGAAAGCTCTTTTAAAAGAACTGATGGAGATCCCTGAGGATTATGACATTTTGTTTCTGCAAGGCGGAGCAAGCCTCCAGTTTTCAATGATTCCGATGAATTTTCTGTCCGCACAAAAAACGGCGCACTTCGTCATGACCGGGTCATGGTCTGAAAAGGCGCTCGCAGAAGCGAAGGTTTTCGGAAACACATCGATCATCGCTTCAAGCGAAGAGGACACATACAGCTATATTCCGGAAGTTGCGGAAATTCCGGAGGACGGGGCATATCTTCATCTGACATCCAACAACACGATATTCGGAACGCAGTGGCAGGAATATCCCGACTCTCCGATTCCGGTTGTAGCCGACATGTCGAGCGATATTTTAAGCCGTAAAATCGATGTTTCACAGTTTGACATCATCTATGCCGGCGCCCAAAAAAACCTCGGACCGTCCGGAGTCACCGTCGTCATTATGAAAAAAGAGCTGCTCGCAAAGGAAAATGAAGGAATCGCCAAAATCTTAAAATACTCCACACACGCAAAAGCGAATTCGCTCTATAATACACCGCCGACTTTTGCGATCTATATGCTGTCTCTTGTCCTTGAATGGATCAAAGACAAAGGCGGACTGGCTGAAATCGAAAAACGCAACCGCAAAAAAGCCGAGATTTTATACAGCGCGATTGATGAAAGCGGCGGATTTTACCGCGGCCATGCGAGACCGGACAGCCGTTCAGCCATGAATGTCACCTTTACGCTGAAAAATGATGAGCTGACAAAATCATTCATCGAAAAGGCCAAGGAAGAAAAAATGTCGGGACTCGGCGGACACCGCTCTGTCGGAGGCTGCCGAGCATCGATCTACAACGCTGTTTCCGTTGAAGACTGCGAGAAACTGGCAGCATTTATGAAGAGATTCCAGGAAGAGCATTAA